The following DNA comes from Acholeplasma equirhinis.
GTATCTTCTAATCATAGGAGTCTTATGAAAAAAACCTGGCTTATAATTTTATCTATTTTAATCACTCTCGTGCTTACTGCATGTTTAGAATCAACACCACAACATAATGATCCTTCAAAGGAACGTGTGTTCTTTGGTGTTGGTGCGATGTCAACAACAATTTCTGTAACGATGTATGTAGAGCCAGAGAGAAAAGAAGAAATCATGGAGAATGTTGAAGAAATTCTATATTTTTATCACGATTTAACAGATAACTTTAAATTAAAGTCTGGTGTAAATAATATCACTTATATTAACAATCAAGCAGCAGCATCTGACGGTGAAGCGACCGTTGAAATTGAAAAAGAACTTTATAATATTTTAGAACTTGGCTTACAAGTACAAGAAGAAACCAATGGCTATTTTGATATTGCTATGGGTGAAATTATTGATATTTGGAAAGAAGTTATAAAGAATAATCAAAAAACAGGTAAAGTGTCAGAAGCAGAACTTCAAGAAACATATGAAGCAGTTGATGCGATTATCTTGCCTGAAAATCCAGTCTTACTTAATGAAGAAGCTGGAAAATACTATGTCACCCTTAAAAAAGGTGCTAAATTAGATTTGGGAGCGATAGCAAAAGGCTATGCTGTACAAAAAGTGGTTGAATATATAGAATCAGAAGGTATTACACAATACATTATTAATGGTGGATCATCTTCAATCGATTTTGGTAAAGACAACCCTAGAACACAAGATGGTAACTATGTATTTGAATTGTTAAACCCATTAATGCCTTATCAAGGTTATGGTTTTGCATATTACAGTGGTCAAAACCAAAACATTACAACATCAGGCAGTTATCTTCAATATGTGGAAGATCTAGAAGGCAATTGGTATCACCACATTATTTCACCAAAAACAAGAAGACCGTCAAATAACTTTTACACTATTACTCTAATTGGTGTTGATGGTGGTTTACTTGATGCATATTCTACTGCGTTATTTTGTATGAGCCCTGAAGAAATTGAAAATTTCGTTGAAGGTAAAGACATTCAAGTTGCAACATTTAATTTAGATGGTACCGTCACACCATACTTTATGTCGTCAGGATACGAACCAAAATAATATGAAAAAACAAGACTTTATCATAATTGGAGGTTTATTAATTATCTTTAGCATCATCTTTGTTTGGGTGACATTTTTCACCACGCAAGATGGCAATATTGGTAAAGTATATCAAGGCTCTCAAGTTGTGATAGAGGTTGATTTTAAAACAAAACAAGTTAAAACATTCCCTCAAAAAGAACACCCAGAATATCCTAAAACAACAACACCTGTTGAAGGTGAAGGTGGCGACTTAGCCTATGTCGTTTTAGGTGCATATGAAATTGATGGCAATCGGACTGAAGTATTTATAGAAATTGATTGGGATACATCAAGTATTCGAATTGAACGTGATGAAACACCTAAACAAATTGGTGTTGGTCGCAGTTGGTACAACGGGAAAGGATTACCTGTCATATCGCTTCCTAATGCAGTTTATATTAAATTTGAAAAAGAAGTTGATACAGGGTTGGATGGTGCTGTATGAAAAATACCAGAATGATTACAACATTATCTATGTTAACTGCCGTTGCTATCGTTTTAAATGTTATAGAAATGCAAATTAATATTATTCCAGTACCTGGTGCTAAGATCGGCTTTGCTAATATCGTGACTGTTATCGTGCTTTACATGTATCGATTTAGAGAAGCAACACTTGTCACTTTACTGAGAGTATTAATTGTTGCACTTTTATATCGCTCATTCACATTAACATTTTGGATGGGTTTAGGTGGATCGATTCTTTCGATTCTTACGATGGGAATCTTAAAACAATGGTTCAAACTACACACTGTAACAGTATCTGTTTTAGGTGCAATTACCCATACTATTGGACAAATTCTTGTCGGTATGTATTTAGTAGAAACAGAACTTTTGATTCTATATTTACCAATCATGCTATTAATTAGTGTGCCAGCTGGAATTTTAACTGGCATCATTGCGGATCGATTCTTAAAGAATTTCTCTCATGTAGCTAAGGTAAAATCGTACTAAATTATAGAAATTAAGGGATAATTTAAAACTTATCAATTAAGCATTGCATATTAATATATCATTTGATATAATGAGTAGGCGAAACTTACTATGAGTGAATTTGGCTCATGGCGGAAGGAGAAATACTATGAAACAAGATATTCATCCAAAAACTAGATTAGTCATCTTCGAAGATGCTCAAACAAAAAGACAGTTTTTAATTGAATCATCAATCAACGCAAAAGATACAGCAGTATATGAAAAAGATGGTAAAACATATCCAGTTATTCGTTTAGAAGTAACTTCAGATACACATCCATTCTACACAGGTGAACAATCATTCATCGCTCAAGCTGGTCAAGTTGATAAGTTCAACAAACGTTTAGAAAAATCTAAAAAATAAAACACATAAAGCGAGATATTAATCTCGCTTTTTGATATAATGATTTCAAAACGGGGGTTAGTACATGTATCATTCATATAAAAACGGCTTTATTGAAGTGGTTTGTGGACCGATGTTTGCAGGTAAAACAGAAGAATTGATTCGTAGAGCAAGACGTCTTCGCTACGCGAAACAAGTTTATCAAGTTTTTAAACCAGTGATTGATAATAGATATTCAACTAAAGGTGAGATTGTTAGTCATAACCTTTTAACTGAAAATGCAATTTTAATTGAAAATTCTAGTGATATCCTAGAAAAACTACTACCGAATGTAGATGCTGTCATTATTGATGAAGCACAATTCTTAGATAAGGGCATTGTAAAAATTGCAGATCAACTAGCTGACCGTGGTATTCGTGTCATTGTTGGTGGACTTGACCGTGATTTCAAAGGTGAACCTTTTGGTCCGATGCCAGAACTCTTAGCCATTGCTGAGTTTGTTACAAAACTCACAGCAATTTGTGTAAAAACTGGTCAACCTGCAACACGCACACAAAGAATTATTGATGGACATCCTGCAAGTTATGATGATCCGATTATTGTTGTTGGTGCATCAGAAGCATACGAACCAAGAAGTCGACATGCACATGAGGTTTTAAATAAAAAGTAATGGAAGATAAACATATATACTTCATGAGAGAAGCCTTA
Coding sequences within:
- a CDS encoding FAD:protein FMN transferase is translated as MKKTWLIILSILITLVLTACLESTPQHNDPSKERVFFGVGAMSTTISVTMYVEPERKEEIMENVEEILYFYHDLTDNFKLKSGVNNITYINNQAAASDGEATVEIEKELYNILELGLQVQEETNGYFDIAMGEIIDIWKEVIKNNQKTGKVSEAELQETYEAVDAIILPENPVLLNEEAGKYYVTLKKGAKLDLGAIAKGYAVQKVVEYIESEGITQYIINGGSSSIDFGKDNPRTQDGNYVFELLNPLMPYQGYGFAYYSGQNQNITTSGSYLQYVEDLEGNWYHHIISPKTRRPSNNFYTITLIGVDGGLLDAYSTALFCMSPEEIENFVEGKDIQVATFNLDGTVTPYFMSSGYEPK
- a CDS encoding NusG domain II-containing protein codes for the protein MKKQDFIIIGGLLIIFSIIFVWVTFFTTQDGNIGKVYQGSQVVIEVDFKTKQVKTFPQKEHPEYPKTTTPVEGEGGDLAYVVLGAYEIDGNRTEVFIEIDWDTSSIRIERDETPKQIGVGRSWYNGKGLPVISLPNAVYIKFEKEVDTGLDGAV
- a CDS encoding Gx transporter family protein, producing the protein MKNTRMITTLSMLTAVAIVLNVIEMQINIIPVPGAKIGFANIVTVIVLYMYRFREATLVTLLRVLIVALLYRSFTLTFWMGLGGSILSILTMGILKQWFKLHTVTVSVLGAITHTIGQILVGMYLVETELLILYLPIMLLISVPAGILTGIIADRFLKNFSHVAKVKSY
- a CDS encoding type B 50S ribosomal protein L31 encodes the protein MKQDIHPKTRLVIFEDAQTKRQFLIESSINAKDTAVYEKDGKTYPVIRLEVTSDTHPFYTGEQSFIAQAGQVDKFNKRLEKSKK
- a CDS encoding thymidine kinase; translated protein: MYHSYKNGFIEVVCGPMFAGKTEELIRRARRLRYAKQVYQVFKPVIDNRYSTKGEIVSHNLLTENAILIENSSDILEKLLPNVDAVIIDEAQFLDKGIVKIADQLADRGIRVIVGGLDRDFKGEPFGPMPELLAIAEFVTKLTAICVKTGQPATRTQRIIDGHPASYDDPIIVVGASEAYEPRSRHAHEVLNKK